One part of the Drosophila teissieri strain GT53w chromosome 3R, Prin_Dtei_1.1, whole genome shotgun sequence genome encodes these proteins:
- the LOC122618880 gene encoding atrial natriuretic peptide receptor 3: MQISQTNSQRQIGKQNGTESARPASLDLIEVPVAREIVNSIQISRRACLFPMLLLLFLFGLVFGPQDCVADCREEPARDCEAICDASGRNCTIRALVLLPDDNMYQASLPRVLPILKVAEQQIRSKSLIPPHIDFEWLAHDTKCDASLGVIKAMDGIIKQCAQVIFGPVCDYSLAAVSRITKYFNSQGTPLISVGGSTYDFEQKKTDCNDEFYMLLRTGMLSFETISELTINVMKRHNWSHSIFYYERDGQRSVAGMHTCFLMMKSLGKQMRNENMTFAQFPLEPNLTNRTEEMRREIGNKHASEWHE; this comes from the exons ATGCAAATTAGCCAAACCAATTCACAGAGACAGATTGGTAAACAAAATGGCACTGAAAGCGCCAGACCCGCATCACTCGATTTAATTGAAGTACCAGTCGCAAGAGAAATTGTCAACAGTATCCAAATTAGCAGACGCGCTTGCCTGTTCCCAATGCTCCTTCTGCTCTTCCTGTTTGGCCTCGTTTTCGGCCCCCAGGATTGTGTTGCCGACTGCCGCGAGGAGCCAGCCCGCGATTGCGAGGCTATTTGCGATGCCAGTGGCAGGAACTGCACTATTCGGGCATTGGTTCTGCTGCCCGACGACAATATGTACCAGGCCTCCTTGCCGCGTGTCCTGCCAATTCTCAAAGTGGCCGAGCAGCAGATCCGCTCCAAGTCCTTGATACCGCCGCACATCGATTTCGAGTGGCTGGCCCACGACACCAAGTGCGATGCCTCCCTCGGCGTGATCAAGGCCATGGATGGCATTATCAAGCAGTGCGCCCAGGTGATCTTCGGACCCGTCTGCGATTACTCCTTGG CTGCAGTAAGCCGGATTACCAAATACTTCAATAGCCAGGGCACCCCACTCATTTCGGTGGGAGGTTCCACCTACGACTTTGAGCAAAAGAAAACCGACTGTAATGACGAGTTCTATATGCTGTTGCGAACGGGAATGCTCAGTTTCGAGACAATTTCCGAGCTGACCATAAACGTGATGAAGCG ACACAACTGGTCGCATTCAATCTTCTACTATGAACGGGATGGCCAGCGGAGTGTGGCCGGAATGCACACCTGCTTCCTCATGATGAAATCCTTGGGAAAACAAATGCGTAACGAGAACATGACATTCGCCCAGTTTCCGCTCGAGCCCAACTTGACAAATCGCACGGAGGAAATGCGTCGAGAAATAGGCAATAAACATGCAAGTGAGTGGCACGAATAA